From the Helicobacter pylori genome, one window contains:
- the ylxH gene encoding flagellum site-determining protein YlxH — MNNQASHLDNFMNAKNPKSFFDNKGNTKFIAITSGKGGVGKSNISANLAYSLYKKGYKVGVFDADIGLANLDVIFGVKTHKNILHALKGEAKLQEIICEIEPGLCLIPGDSGEEILKYISGAEALDRFVDEEGVLSSLDYIVIDTGAGIGATTQAFLNASDCVVIVTTPDPSAITDAYACIKINSKNKDELFLIANMVAQPKEGRATYERLFKVAKNNIASLELHYLGAIENSSLLKRYVRERKILRKIAPNDLFSQSIDQIASLLVSKLETGTLEIPKEGLKSFFKRLLKYLG; from the coding sequence ATGAACAATCAAGCGAGCCATTTGGATAATTTTATGAACGCTAAAAACCCCAAAAGTTTTTTTGATAATAAGGGGAATACCAAATTCATCGCTATCACAAGCGGTAAGGGGGGCGTGGGGAAATCCAACATTAGCGCTAATTTAGCTTACTCTTTATACAAGAAAGGTTATAAGGTTGGGGTGTTTGATGCGGATATTGGTTTAGCGAATTTAGATGTGATTTTTGGGGTGAAAACCCATAAAAATATCTTGCATGCCTTAAAAGGCGAAGCCAAATTGCAAGAAATCATTTGTGAGATTGAACCCGGACTTTGCTTAATCCCTGGGGATAGCGGTGAAGAAATTTTAAAATACATTAGCGGCGCGGAAGCTTTGGATCGATTCGTAGATGAAGAGGGGGTTTTAAGCTCTTTAGATTATATTGTGATTGATACGGGCGCTGGGATTGGAGCCACTACGCAAGCGTTTTTGAATGCGAGCGATTGCGTGGTGATTGTCACCACACCCGATCCATCAGCGATTACTGATGCGTATGCATGCATTAAAATCAACTCCAAAAATAAAGACGAATTGTTCCTTATCGCTAACATGGTAGCCCAACCTAAAGAAGGCAGGGCGACTTATGAAAGGCTATTCAAGGTGGCTAAAAACAATATCGCTTCATTAGAATTGCACTATTTAGGGGCGATTGAAAACAGCTCCTTATTGAAACGCTATGTGAGGGAGCGAAAAATTTTGAGGAAAATAGCCCCCAACGATTTGTTTTCGCAATCCATTGACCAGATAGCGAGCCTTTTAGTTTCTAAACTAGAAACCGGCACTTTAGAAATACCAAAAGAAGGTTTAAAAAGCTTTTTTAAAAGGCTTTTAAAGTATTTGGGGTAG
- a CDS encoding RNA polymerase sigma factor FliA — protein sequence MILMMENRMPKEIQKTEASEKSIEKVLNAYDKQQHHHQDALAIQYLPAVRAMAFRLKERLPSSIDFNDLVSIGTEELIKLARRYESALNDSFWGYAKTRVNGAMLDYLRSLDVISRSSRKLIKSIDIEITKYLNEHGKEPSDAYLAEVLGENIEKIREAKTASDIYALVPIDEQFNAIEQDEITQKIEAEELLEHVQKVLNQMSEREQILIQLYYFEELNLSEIKEILGITESRISQIIKEVIKKVRQSLGVNHG from the coding sequence ATGATTTTGATGATGGAAAATAGAATGCCCAAAGAAATTCAAAAAACTGAAGCGAGCGAAAAAAGTATAGAAAAGGTTTTGAACGCCTATGACAAGCAACAACACCACCATCAAGACGCGCTCGCTATCCAGTATTTACCGGCCGTGCGCGCCATGGCGTTTCGTTTAAAAGAGCGCTTGCCCAGCTCTATTGATTTTAACGATCTGGTTTCTATTGGCACTGAAGAGTTGATTAAGTTAGCCAGGCGTTATGAGAGCGCGTTAAACGATTCTTTTTGGGGGTATGCTAAAACGCGCGTCAATGGGGCGATGCTAGATTATTTGCGTTCTTTAGATGTGATTTCTCGCTCTAGCAGGAAGTTGATTAAAAGCATTGATATTGAAATCACCAAATACCTTAATGAGCATGGGAAAGAGCCTAGCGATGCGTATTTAGCGGAAGTTTTAGGCGAGAATATTGAAAAGATTAGAGAAGCCAAAACGGCCTCAGATATTTATGCGTTAGTGCCTATAGATGAGCAATTCAATGCGATTGAGCAAGATGAAATCACTCAAAAGATTGAAGCAGAAGAGTTGTTAGAGCATGTCCAAAAAGTATTGAATCAAATGAGCGAACGAGAGCAAATCCTTATCCAGCTTTATTACTTTGAAGAGTTGAATTTGAGCGAGATTAAAGAGATTTTAGGCATCACTGAATCGCGCATTTCTCAAATCATTAAAGAAGTGATTAAAAAGGTGCGCCAATCCTTAGGAGTGAATCATGGCTGA
- the fliM gene encoding flagellar motor switch protein FliM yields MADILSQEEIDALLEVVDENVDIQNVQKKDIIPQRSVTLYDFKRPNRVSKEQLRSFRSIHDKMARNLSSQVSSIMRSIVEIQLHSVDQMTYGEFLMSLPSPTSFNVFSMKPMGGTGVLEINPSIAFPMIDRLLGGKGSAYDQNREFSDIELNLLDTILRQVMQILKEVWSPVVEMYPTIDAKESSANVVQIVAQNEISIMVVLEIIIGHSRGMMNICYPVISIESILSKMGSRDFMLSETNSKKSRNKELQALLSGVSVDMMVFLGAVELSLKEMLDLDVGDTIRLNKVANDEVSVYVHKKKRYLASVGFQGYRKTIQIKEVIYSEKERTKEILEMLEEQRRGKVGDIMKIEEE; encoded by the coding sequence ATGGCTGATATTTTAAGCCAAGAAGAAATTGATGCGCTTTTAGAGGTCGTTGATGAGAACGTGGATATTCAAAATGTCCAAAAAAAAGATATTATCCCCCAACGCAGCGTAACCCTCTATGATTTCAAACGCCCTAATCGTGTGAGTAAGGAGCAATTGCGCTCTTTTAGGAGTATCCATGATAAAATGGCTAGGAATCTTTCCAGTCAAGTCTCTTCTATCATGCGTTCTATTGTAGAAATCCAGCTCCATAGCGTGGATCAAATGACTTATGGCGAGTTTTTGATGAGTTTGCCTAGCCCTACAAGCTTTAATGTCTTTTCCATGAAGCCTATGGGGGGAACGGGGGTTTTAGAGATTAATCCTAGCATCGCTTTCCCTATGATTGACAGACTATTAGGGGGTAAGGGGAGCGCGTATGATCAAAACAGGGAGTTTAGCGATATTGAATTGAATTTATTGGATACGATTTTACGCCAGGTGATGCAAATTTTAAAAGAAGTGTGGTCGCCTGTGGTGGAGATGTATCCTACCATTGACGCTAAAGAATCCAGCGCGAATGTGGTCCAAATCGTCGCTCAAAATGAAATTTCTATCATGGTGGTTTTAGAGATTATCATTGGGCATAGCCGTGGGATGATGAATATTTGTTACCCGGTGATTTCCATTGAGAGCATTCTTTCTAAAATGGGGAGTAGGGATTTCATGCTTTCAGAGACGAACTCCAAAAAGAGCCGTAATAAGGAATTGCAAGCGCTATTGAGCGGGGTGAGCGTGGATATGATGGTGTTTTTGGGCGCGGTGGAATTGAGCTTGAAAGAAATGCTGGATTTAGATGTGGGGGATACTATCCGGTTAAATAAAGTCGCTAACGATGAAGTGAGCGTGTATGTGCATAAAAAAAAGCGTTATTTAGCGAGCGTGGGGTTTCAAGGGTATAGGAAAACCATTCAAATTAAAGAAGTGATTTATAGCGAAAAAGAACGCACTAAAGAAATTTTAGAAATGCTAGAAGAACAACGCAGAGGCAAAGTGGGCGATATTATGAAGATAGAAGAAGAGTGA
- the fliY gene encoding flagellar motor switch protein FliY: MQDFIKIFIQEVVSTLEGLVGKAPNVGLEKEVSNNEEASLISTPYARVKISAIEKNESPIELLAPVDLVTALSDLMLGGEGASKEEMDNDDLDAFKEMASNIFGAIATSLKSQELLPKLNFTTTNAEIAKELPKKEDYAKAMVFSFKMEAIKESQIVLLITSAFEGQFEKTHKEEKEETTKSATEEIKTHDASLENIEIRNISMLLDVKLNVKVRIGQKKMILKDVVSMDIGSVVELDQLVNDPLEILVDDKVIAKGEVVIVDGNFGIQITDIGTKKERLEQLKN; this comes from the coding sequence ATGCAAGATTTTATTAAAATTTTTATTCAAGAGGTTGTCTCTACTTTAGAAGGGTTAGTGGGTAAGGCTCCAAACGTGGGATTAGAAAAAGAAGTTTCTAACAATGAAGAAGCGAGTTTAATCAGCACTCCTTATGCAAGGGTTAAGATTAGCGCGATTGAAAAAAATGAAAGTCCTATTGAATTACTGGCTCCGGTAGATTTAGTTACCGCTTTGAGCGATTTGATGCTAGGGGGTGAGGGGGCGAGTAAGGAAGAAATGGATAATGACGATTTAGACGCTTTTAAGGAAATGGCTTCTAATATTTTTGGCGCGATCGCTACAAGCTTGAAGTCTCAAGAATTGCTCCCTAAACTCAATTTCACCACCACGAACGCTGAAATCGCTAAAGAGCTTCCTAAAAAAGAAGATTACGCTAAGGCGATGGTGTTTTCTTTTAAAATGGAAGCCATCAAAGAAAGCCAAATCGTTTTATTGATCACTTCAGCGTTTGAGGGCCAATTTGAAAAAACGCATAAAGAAGAAAAAGAAGAAACGACAAAAAGCGCTACTGAAGAGATTAAAACCCACGACGCGTCTTTAGAAAATATAGAAATCCGCAATATCAGCATGCTTTTAGACGTGAAATTGAACGTTAAGGTGCGAATCGGGCAAAAAAAGATGATTTTAAAAGATGTGGTTTCTATGGATATAGGGAGCGTGGTGGAGTTGGATCAATTGGTGAATGACCCTTTAGAAATCCTCGTAGATGATAAGGTGATCGCTAAGGGCGAAGTGGTGATCGTGGATGGGAATTTTGGCATTCAAATCACGGATATTGGCACTAAAAAGGAACGATTAGAGCAACTGAAAAATTAA
- a CDS encoding YhcH/YjgK/YiaL family protein gives MAVFGELSSLGHLFKKTQELEILHGYLQDVMQKGSEANQRVLNLAINTEFQAPLGHGIFSIEQSYCLEHAKEGEKGFFESHRQYVDFQLIVKGVEGAKVVDINRAVIKTPYNEKRDLIVYEPVSEASFLRLNAGMLAIFLENDAHALRFYGESFEKYREEPIFKAVVKMPKGLIKLKL, from the coding sequence ATGGCTGTTTTTGGGGAATTAAGCTCGCTTGGGCATTTGTTTAAAAAAACGCAAGAATTAGAAATTTTGCATGGGTATTTACAAGATGTCATGCAAAAGGGTAGTGAAGCTAATCAAAGGGTTTTAAATCTCGCTATTAATACAGAATTTCAAGCGCCTTTAGGGCATGGCATCTTTAGCATAGAGCAGAGCTATTGTTTAGAGCATGCTAAAGAGGGCGAGAAAGGCTTTTTTGAAAGCCACCGACAATATGTGGATTTCCAGCTGATTGTCAAAGGCGTTGAGGGGGCTAAGGTGGTAGATATAAATAGGGCTGTCATTAAAACCCCTTATAATGAAAAAAGAGATTTGATCGTTTATGAGCCGGTCAGTGAAGCTTCTTTTTTGCGTTTGAATGCGGGCATGCTGGCTATTTTTTTGGAAAACGATGCGCATGCGTTGAGATTCTATGGAGAGTCTTTTGAAAAATATAGGGAAGAGCCGATTTTTAAAGCGGTCGTTAAAATGCCTAAAGGATTGATCAAATTAAAATTATGA
- a CDS encoding DUF2147 domain-containing protein: protein MKLVSLIVVLVFCCFLRAVELPGVYQTQEFLYMKSSFVEFFEHNGKFYAYGISDVDGSKAKKDKLNPNPKLRNRSDKGVVFLSDLIKVGKRSYKGGKAYNFYDGKTYHVRVTQNSNGDLEFTSSYDKWGYVGKTFTWKRLSDEEIKNLKLKRFNLDEVLKTLKDSPI, encoded by the coding sequence ATGAAATTGGTGAGTCTTATTGTAGTGTTAGTTTTTTGTTGTTTTTTAAGGGCTGTAGAGTTGCCTGGAGTTTATCAAACTCAGGAATTTTTATACATGAAAAGCTCTTTTGTGGAGTTTTTTGAGCATAATGGGAAGTTCTATGCCTATGGTATTTCTGATGTGGATGGCTCTAAAGCCAAAAAAGACAAACTCAATCCTAACCCAAAGCTAAGGAATCGCAGCGATAAAGGCGTGGTGTTTTTAAGCGATTTGATTAAGGTTGGAAAACGATCTTATAAAGGCGGTAAGGCGTATAATTTTTATGACGGCAAGACCTACCATGTGAGAGTCACTCAAAATTCAAACGGGGATTTGGAATTCACTTCAAGCTATGACAAATGGGGGTATGTGGGCAAAACCTTCACCTGGAAACGCCTGAGCGATGAAGAAATCAAAAATCTAAAGCTCAAGCGTTTTAACTTGGACGAAGTCCTTAAAACCCTTAAAGATAGCCCTATTTAA
- the fur gene encoding ferric iron uptake transcriptional regulator codes for MRRLETLESILERLRMSIKKNGLKNSKQREEVVSVLYRSGTHLSPEEITHSIRQKDKNTSISSVYRILNFLEKENFICVLETSKSGRRYEIAAKEHHDHIICLHCGKIIEFADPEIEHRQNEVVKKYQAKLISHDMKMFVWCKECQESDD; via the coding sequence ATGAGAAGATTAGAAACTTTAGAATCCATTTTAGAGCGCTTGAGGATGTCTATCAAAAAAAACGGACTCAAAAATTCAAAGCAGAGGGAAGAAGTGGTGAGCGTTTTGTATCGCAGCGGCACACACTTAAGCCCTGAAGAAATCACGCACTCTATCCGCCAAAAAGACAAAAACACCAGCATTTCTTCCGTGTATCGCATTTTAAATTTCTTAGAAAAAGAAAATTTTATCTGCGTTTTAGAGACTTCAAAGAGCGGCCGGCGTTATGAAATTGCGGCTAAAGAACACCACGATCACATCATTTGTTTGCATTGCGGTAAAATCATTGAATTCGCAGACCCCGAAATTGAACACCGCCAGAATGAAGTCGTTAAAAAATACCAAGCCAAGCTGATTAGCCATGACATGAAAATGTTTGTGTGGTGCAAAGAATGCCAAGAGAGCGATGATTAA